In Triticum aestivum cultivar Chinese Spring chromosome 5B, IWGSC CS RefSeq v2.1, whole genome shotgun sequence, the following proteins share a genomic window:
- the LOC123113654 gene encoding queuine tRNA-ribosyltransferase accessory subunit 2 — protein sequence MRFAVTKVCASGAKARAGLLQIGSSGVETPALLLSTRKGLPAFMSSDLLSSLPLPDSLLLNVCPTHFIEVPPSKTISNIGGLHHMLGLPDHILVAAAGESTECLPSSDATNKFGASFETPAGRKLVKPSDYMELISCLQPNLWASLADEVPAWVNEKRNKTSVERTLRWLDACIALDAASGRNSLGVVVGGSSIEQRKLCATEVSKRNVSGFWIGGFGLGESVEERCSLLNAVTDCLPLEKPRIVSRLGLPEEVLEGVASGIDLFDSTYIYQLTMGGFALIFPIDMVEREMQNGAFDSSAGDSAKINLRATIYRKDTSRIVDGCTCFTCQNHTRAYLNHLINVHEMLAQILLEIHNTHHYLRFFRSIREAIKAGEFDIFWKQFVENRRSQIAAAAM from the exons ATGCGGTTTGCGGTGACAAAAGTGTGCGCTAGTGGAGCAAAGGCTCGTGCTGGGTTGCTTCAGATTGGAAGCAGCGGTGTTGAGACGCCAGCGCTGCTTTTGTCCACACGCAAGGGGCTGCCGGCGTTTATGTCTTCTGACCTGCTTTCCTCCCTCCCCCTTCCAGACTCCCTCCTCCTCAATGTCTGCCCAACCCACTT TATAGAGGTTCCTCCATCAAAAACCATATCTAATATTGGTGGTTTGCATCATATGCTGGGTCTGCCTGATCATATCCTCGTGGCCGCAGCTGGTGAGTCTACCGAGTGTTTACCATCAAGTGATGCCACCAATAAATTTGGTGCATCTTTTGAAACACCTGCGGGTCGTAAACTG GTCAAACCATCAGACTATATGGAGTTGATTTCCTGCTTGCAACCTAATTTGTGGGCAAGCTTGGCAGATGAGGTTCCAGCCTGGGTTAATGAGAAACGGAACAAAACATCTGTTGAGCGAACACTACGCTGGCTTGACGCATGTATTGCTTTGGATGCG GCTTCTGGGAGAAACTCTTTAGGTGTAGTTGTTGGGGGGTCTAGTATAGAACAACGAAAATTGTGTGCCACTGAAGTATCGAAGAGGAATGTGTCAG GCttttggattggagggtttggcCTTGGAGAGAGTGTGGAAGAACGTTGCAGTTTACTCAATGCAGTAACA GATTGTTTGCCATTGGAGAAACCTCGGATTGTCTCTAGGCTTGGTCTTCCAG AGGAGGTCTTGGAGGGTGTAGCTTCTGGCATCGACCTTTTCGACTCCAC GTACATTTACCAACTTACTATGGGTGGTTTTGCACTGATCTTCCCCATTGACATGGTTGAAAGAGAGATGCAAAATGGTGCATTTGACAGTAGTGCTGGAGATTCTGCAAAGATTAACCTGCGTGCAACAATATATCG GAAAGACACGTCACGGATAGTCGATGGCTGTACCTGCTTCACGTGCCAGAATCACACCCGTGCTTACCTCAATCATCTGATCAACGTCCATGAGATGCTGGCTCAGATTCTACTGGAGAT ACATAACACCCATCACTATCTCCGGTTCTTCCGGTCGATACGGGAGGCGATCAAGGCCGGAGAGTTCGATATCTTCTGGAAGCAGTTTGTTGAGAACAGGCGCTCCCAGATTGCTGCTGCTGCGATGTAG
- the LOC123113655 gene encoding uncharacterized protein, translating into MRLSHCETYCAAPLCYIPCLPKSKDAPPPAAADAVAAAPCPVEDKPPQVQKIEVVAPAAADKDEDDKEHEDGDKTAAAAAPLPKSNLKKANCGEDGVCAPKGNVKWLDLLGKDLTEVKEFEPSESGDSMDDEGISTCVCVIQ; encoded by the exons ATGAGGCTCTCGCACTGTGAGACCTACTGCGCCGCCCCCCTCTGCTACATCCCCTGCCTCCCCAAATCCAAAGATgcaccaccacccgccgccgccgacgccgtcgcAGCGGCCCCCTGCCCGGTCGAGGACAAGCCGCCCCAGGTCCAGAAGATTGAGGTCGTCGCGCCGGCGGCGgccgacaaggatgaagacgacaaGGAGCACGAGGACGGCGACAAGACGGCGGCCGCCGCGGCGCCACTGCCCAAGAGCAACCTCAAGAAGGCCAACTGCGGCGAGGACGGCGTGTGCGCCCCCAAGGGCAATGTGAAGTGGCTCGATTTGCTGGGGAAGGATCTCACCGAGGTCAAGGAGTTCGAGCCAAG CGAATCCGGAGACTCGATGGACGACGAAGGCATCTCGACGTGCGTGTGCGTCATCCAATGA